One stretch of Desulfocurvus vexinensis DSM 17965 DNA includes these proteins:
- a CDS encoding PEP/pyruvate-binding domain-containing protein, which produces MAKAKKAEQGKSAEAPAAQPQSLDVAELRRQIVLNGADITAIGEESEILVGGKNYNTAIISQVPGIRAPQFRAISSIAFHKLLDETKVNAALVRSTVDAEYNRVDWNDEEVNKDSDFLQKFVRNIARIVRQGASSGPLVRLRTFVNNVVDGFATSPEGIDQLRKRSVLVQSAILSVELPAEVDQAVRAAYLGICKEAGLEDVPVAVRSSAAGEDSRKKAFAGLQDTYLNIVGENMCVEAYHWDCASAYNLRSMTYRREAILDAIARAERTGDDEYAAQAKKEWAIENTSLSVCIMRMINPVISGTAFSADTATGCRGTDKKELVSIDASYGLGEAVVGGMVTPDKFYVFEREDGAEVVIRFMGFKDKKIVYDPEGGTKVVKVGDLETYQWSLSLAQAEEVARGVRGISSAYGGMIMDTEFCIDSSDRLWFVQARPETRWNEEFEQHPNTIFMRRLEVDPKALARAEVIIEGNGASRGAGQGTVRFLRSALELNKINKGDILAAERTDPDMVPGMRIASAILADVGGDTSHAAITSRELGIPAVIGIQRAEILRSLDGQEVTVDGSRGKVYRGCLPLMEVGGEIDTAALPATKTKVGLILADVGQSLFLSRLRQVPDFEVGLLRAEFMLGNIAVHPLALEAYDNRKLEVLVNRKLRQLDAELTKILREHLATGIQTLDLKLREYVAVVSGLGNEIAGLTEREGARGGTDEVLAIHRRLRELDKKLDGHLELATQRLEVLKTSEDLEAHVAVIMGYTEILEAPGTDPEVDKRRQDALEAVQAHCAKVQDEPMVQDVLERISRLRTEVARQVGLEKEIEDVRTLPGKIRELIRSRGFRNGKEHYVQTLAQSLALFAMAFHGRDIVYRTTDYKSNEYRNLLGGNLFEAHEDNPMIGYRGVSRNLHDWEIEAFKLARGVFGGKNLQMMLPFVRTLEEARSMKRYLEQVHKLRSGKDGLKLILMSEIPANAILAKQFIQEFDGFSIGSNDMTQMVLATDRDNSRLQHIYDEEDPAVVWAILVTIFTGQKFGKKVGFCGQGVSNSLVIRGLVAIAGIVSASVVPDTYHQTKLDMAAVEALGIPASRLGAWIKEQHLNRLVKLIEDHKYGHILKKYKTSADFMEWYEGELARFAVQLRDNLDADKEEFYRQELERFRSLFHKPVIYADWDWEATVADALHQAGFKDFDEQARALEAQRQKKL; this is translated from the coding sequence ATGGCCAAAGCCAAGAAAGCCGAGCAAGGAAAGAGCGCCGAAGCCCCCGCCGCCCAGCCCCAGAGCCTGGATGTGGCCGAGCTGCGCAGGCAGATCGTGCTGAACGGGGCCGACATCACGGCCATCGGCGAGGAGTCCGAGATCCTGGTCGGCGGCAAGAACTACAACACCGCCATCATCAGCCAGGTGCCGGGCATCCGTGCTCCGCAGTTCCGGGCCATTTCCTCCATCGCCTTCCACAAGCTGCTGGACGAGACCAAGGTCAACGCCGCCCTGGTCCGCTCCACCGTGGACGCGGAGTACAACCGCGTGGACTGGAACGACGAGGAGGTCAACAAGGACTCGGACTTCCTGCAGAAGTTCGTGCGCAACATCGCGCGTATCGTGCGCCAGGGCGCCTCCAGCGGCCCGCTGGTGCGCCTGCGCACCTTTGTCAACAACGTGGTGGACGGCTTCGCCACCTCCCCCGAGGGCATCGACCAGCTGCGCAAGCGCTCGGTGCTCGTGCAGTCGGCCATCCTTTCCGTGGAGCTGCCCGCCGAGGTGGACCAGGCCGTGCGCGCCGCCTACCTGGGCATCTGCAAGGAGGCCGGGCTCGAAGACGTGCCCGTGGCCGTGCGCTCCTCCGCCGCTGGCGAGGACAGCCGCAAGAAGGCCTTCGCCGGGCTTCAGGACACCTACCTGAACATCGTGGGCGAGAACATGTGCGTGGAGGCCTACCACTGGGACTGCGCCTCGGCCTACAACCTGCGCTCCATGACCTACCGCCGCGAGGCCATCCTCGACGCCATCGCCCGTGCCGAGCGCACCGGCGACGACGAGTACGCCGCCCAGGCCAAGAAGGAATGGGCCATCGAGAACACCTCGCTGTCGGTGTGCATCATGCGCATGATCAACCCGGTGATCTCGGGCACCGCCTTCTCGGCGGACACCGCCACCGGCTGCCGCGGCACGGACAAGAAGGAGCTGGTGTCCATCGACGCCAGCTACGGCCTGGGCGAGGCCGTGGTGGGCGGCATGGTCACCCCCGACAAGTTCTACGTCTTCGAGCGCGAGGACGGGGCCGAGGTCGTCATCCGCTTCATGGGCTTCAAGGACAAGAAGATCGTCTACGACCCCGAAGGCGGCACCAAGGTCGTCAAGGTCGGCGACCTGGAGACCTACCAGTGGTCCCTGTCCCTGGCCCAGGCCGAGGAGGTCGCCCGGGGCGTGCGTGGCATCTCCAGCGCCTACGGCGGCATGATCATGGACACCGAGTTCTGCATCGACAGCTCCGACCGGCTGTGGTTCGTCCAGGCCCGCCCGGAGACGCGCTGGAACGAGGAGTTCGAGCAGCACCCCAACACCATCTTCATGCGCCGCCTGGAAGTGGACCCCAAGGCCCTGGCCCGGGCCGAGGTCATCATCGAGGGCAACGGCGCCTCGCGCGGGGCGGGGCAGGGCACGGTGCGCTTTTTGCGCTCGGCCCTGGAGCTGAACAAGATCAACAAGGGTGACATCCTGGCCGCCGAGCGCACCGACCCCGACATGGTGCCCGGCATGCGCATCGCCTCGGCCATCCTGGCCGACGTGGGCGGCGACACCTCCCACGCGGCCATCACCTCGCGTGAGCTGGGCATCCCGGCGGTCATCGGCATCCAGCGCGCCGAGATCCTGCGCAGCCTGGACGGCCAGGAGGTCACGGTGGACGGCTCGCGCGGCAAGGTCTACCGCGGCTGCCTGCCGCTGATGGAAGTCGGCGGCGAGATCGACACCGCGGCCCTGCCGGCCACCAAGACCAAGGTCGGCCTGATCCTGGCCGACGTGGGCCAGTCGCTGTTCCTGTCGCGCCTGCGCCAGGTGCCGGACTTCGAAGTCGGCCTGCTGCGCGCCGAGTTCATGCTCGGCAACATCGCCGTGCATCCCCTGGCCCTGGAGGCCTACGACAACCGCAAGCTCGAGGTGCTGGTCAACCGCAAGCTGCGCCAGCTCGACGCCGAGCTGACCAAGATCCTGCGCGAGCACCTGGCCACGGGCATCCAGACCCTGGACCTCAAGCTGCGCGAGTACGTGGCCGTGGTCAGCGGCCTGGGCAACGAGATCGCCGGGCTCACCGAGCGCGAGGGCGCCCGGGGCGGCACCGACGAGGTGCTGGCCATCCACCGCCGCCTGCGCGAACTGGACAAGAAGCTCGACGGCCACCTGGAGCTGGCCACCCAGCGCCTGGAAGTGCTCAAGACCTCCGAGGACCTGGAAGCCCACGTGGCCGTGATCATGGGCTACACCGAGATCCTCGAGGCCCCGGGCACCGACCCCGAGGTGGACAAGCGCCGCCAGGACGCCCTGGAGGCCGTGCAGGCCCATTGCGCCAAGGTCCAGGACGAGCCCATGGTCCAGGACGTGCTGGAGCGCATCAGCCGCCTGCGGACCGAGGTCGCCCGCCAGGTGGGCCTGGAAAAGGAGATCGAGGACGTGCGCACCCTGCCCGGGAAGATCCGCGAGCTGATCCGCTCGCGCGGCTTCCGCAACGGCAAGGAGCACTACGTGCAGACCCTGGCCCAGAGCCTGGCCCTGTTCGCCATGGCCTTCCACGGGCGCGACATCGTCTACCGGACCACGGACTACAAGTCCAACGAGTACCGCAACCTGCTGGGCGGCAACCTCTTCGAGGCCCACGAGGACAACCCCATGATCGGCTACCGGGGCGTGTCGCGCAATCTCCACGACTGGGAGATCGAGGCCTTCAAGCTGGCGCGCGGCGTGTTCGGCGGCAAGAACCTCCAGATGATGCTGCCCTTCGTGCGCACCCTGGAGGAGGCCCGCAGCATGAAGCGCTACCTGGAGCAGGTCCACAAGCTCAGGAGCGGCAAGGACGGGCTGAAGCTCATCCTCATGAGCGAGATTCCGGCCAACGCCATCCTGGCCAAGCAGTTCATTCAGGAGTTCGACGGCTTCTCCATCGGCTCCAACGACATGACCCAGATGGTGCTGGCCACCGACCGCGACAACTCGCGCCTCCAGCACATCTACGACGAGGAGGACCCGGCGGTGGTCTGGGCCATCCTGGTGACCATCTTCACCGGCCAGAAGTTCGGCAAGAAAGTCGGCTTCTGCGGCCAGGGCGTGTCCAACAGCCTGGTCATCCGCGGGCTGGTGGCCATCGCGGGCATCGTTTCGGCCTCGGTGGTGCCCGACACCTACCACCAGACCAAGCTGGACATGGCCGCCGTCGAGGCCCTGGGCATCCCGGCCTCGCGCCTGGGGGCCTGGATCAAGGAGCAGCACCTGAACCGGCTGGTCAAGCTCATCGAAGATCACAAGTACGGGCATATCCTCAAGAAGTACAAGACCTCCGCCGACTTCATGGAGTGGTACGAGGGCGAACTGGCGCGCTTTGCCGTGCAGCTGCGCGACAACCTCGACGCCGACAAGGAGGAGTTCTACCGCCAGGAGCTGGAGCGCTTCCGCTCCCTGTTCCACAAGCCGGTGATCTACGCCGACTGGGACTGGGAGGCCACCGTGGCCGACGCCCTGCACCAGGCCGGGTTCAAGGACTTCGACGAGCAGGCCCGGGCCCTGGAGGCCCAGCGCCAGAAGAAGCTGTAG